The nucleotide window CGTCCAGTTCACCCCGGACCTACTGCCGGCGGACGTGACCGGGTCGAACGTGTTCAACCAGAAGACCCAGGAGTTCGAGTTCCGGCCGGGGCCGGTGTTCGCGAACGTCGTCTTGGGCGACGAGATCAACCGTGCGCCGCCGAAGACACAGTCGGCGCTGCTGGAGGCGATGGAGGAGACACAGGTGACGGTCGACGGCGACACGCGGTCACTCCAGGAGCCGTTCACCGTCATCGCCACACAGAACGACGTAGAGCCGGGCCGGACGTACGAACTGCCGATGGCGGAGATCGACCGGTTCATGAAGAAGCTCCGGCTGGGCTACCCGGACTCCGCAGAGGAGACGGAGATGCTGGACCGGACGGCCGGCGACCACCCCATCGAGGCGTTGGAGTCGGTCGCCACCACGTCGGACCTCCGGCGGGCGCGTCGGACGGTCGGCGACACCGAAGTGTCGGAGCCGGTGCGGTCGTACGTGACCGAGCTGGCGAACTACACCCGCGAGGAGGCGCAGTTGGGGGTCAGCCCGCGCGGGAGTATCGCGTTGATTCGGGCGTCACAGGCGCGGGCCGTCGTCGACGGCCGCGGGTACGTCACTCCGGACGACGTCCAGACGGAGGTTCGGACGGTGTTCCCCCACCGGATCAGGCCGCGCACCGGCAGCGAGACCGGACTGGACGTGACCGAGGACGCGCTGGAGGCCGTCCCGGTCGAGTGACGGAATGCGACTCACACGACGCGGCAAGACGGTGGTCGCCGTCTGTCTGGTCGCGGTCGCCTCCGGCGTGACCTTCGGCCCGCGGTCGTTGGACGCGGTCGTCGTGCCGGGTGTGCTGGCGCTCGCGGCCGCCTACGTCCAGGTGTCGCGGACGGAGACGCCGACGGCCGTGCGGGAGACGCCCGCGGACGGCCACGTCGGCCGGGGCGGGACGGCCTCGCTGTCGTTCGTGGAGCGGGACGGCGCCGGCGCGGGGTCGGATCCGTTGTCCCGGCCGTTCCTCGGGCGCGTCGAGGAGACGGTGTCGGACGGGGTCGCGGTGGAGACGACGACCTACGAAGTGGTCGTCGGCGCGGAGCCGGCCGACTACGAGGTGACCTACGAGGCGCGCGGCCAGCA belongs to Halobaculum sp. MBLA0143 and includes:
- a CDS encoding AAA family ATPase; this encodes MSESDVDVDGAERTALPVDEAAALVERVSDNVADVIVGHDDAIEHVLVTVLARGHLLLEDVPGVGKTMLARSIARSVECEFKRVQFTPDLLPADVTGSNVFNQKTQEFEFRPGPVFANVVLGDEINRAPPKTQSALLEAMEETQVTVDGDTRSLQEPFTVIATQNDVEPGRTYELPMAEIDRFMKKLRLGYPDSAEETEMLDRTAGDHPIEALESVATTSDLRRARRTVGDTEVSEPVRSYVTELANYTREEAQLGVSPRGSIALIRASQARAVVDGRGYVTPDDVQTEVRTVFPHRIRPRTGSETGLDVTEDALEAVPVE